The following coding sequences are from one Lolium rigidum isolate FL_2022 chromosome 6, APGP_CSIRO_Lrig_0.1, whole genome shotgun sequence window:
- the LOC124661537 gene encoding uncharacterized protein LOC124661537, whose product MNHDSFRSVVCRSLSKSLPSRNKEESYPEKTECDAPYVVTLQPTVCRRCESQDWSPTQSNWEERSILSQRDYAMASSLSRHFAEDLLRGAMDLQESLVMLEKFQTVSRSIRQSNKNRRPETGERSLDVTGIREALFEASIAKKVLPGSVSNRFDGQFRNSTDELKRVIKDSLYRTNDEQASLSQSARFTRNSPVVSESTKQKKVVPRSLSCTPVQPDRSKSPSLVARLMGLEGLPLHKGSTAKKDETLKTVSSPRAQFDIEMPKSKTPASEKLPKQLFGKDSDHNRKAGQEIMKTIQVKRILKTTTSDEHKVKQQNVQMNYPYSRRDNLPSQDTSAVTELGSVKSMKREQRTVQARTKAPEHVKVVPRVTRNQHIKQVTETNRRSINTQKHHLTDRRGEGRKDTKAKAASASRANSKLVKNHDKKLISPSSSPSSCRAMKPVLRRTPGNSRASTASSRNVRNSIIDDIVAYEVHREFIETDGASTEHSATPSDECQSADWDTDPSIDDIREDFSRSNEASSSSSPVERTISTDDNPFHPPIERALIKEAEIKDEMSLLLLSDKSFLNRAAQLVGIHTYDHLVEQYQGTPKAEVKDCQLYVDIATEQLERKHRLQSSPRGTGFRNHKCRATPYFSLVALLGDISTGTRKIKSYTDNESYDSGSKDSLSVKLERDLGCLEPSINSAWDMGWQDWMCMEETEFWARDAGEIVLSTLIEEVALEMLGW is encoded by the exons ATGAATCACGACAGTTTCAGATCAGTGGTTTGCCGATCCCTTTCAAAGAGTCTTCCCTCCAGGAACAAAGAAGAGAGCTACCCTGAAAAAACTGAATGTGATGCCCCTTATGTTGTCACACTGCAACCTACAGTTTGTCGAAGATGTGAAAGCCAGGACTGGAGCCCCACACAGAGTAACTGGGAGGAAAGGTCCATCTTATCACAAAGGGATTATGCGATGGCGTCCTCACTCTCTAGGCATTTTGCTGAGGACCTCCTAAGAGGCGCCATGGACCTCCAGGAGTCTCTTGTGATGCTTGAGAAGTTCCAGACCGTGTCACGGAGCATCAGGCAATCAAATAAGAATAGAAGGCCAGAGACTGGTGAGAGATCACTGGATGTAACCGGAATCCGTGAAGCCCTTTTCGAAGCATCGATTGCCAAGAAGGTACTCCCTGGAAGTGTTAGCAATAGATTTGATGGGCAATTCAGGAATTCTACTGATGAGCTAAAGAGAGTGATCAAGGATAGCCTTTACAGGACCAACGATGAGCAGGCCTCGTTGAGTCAGTCAGCACGGTTCACACGAAACAGTCCTGTCGTATCCGAGTCTACTAAGCAGAAGAAGGTGGTGCCAAGATCATTATCCTGCACACCCGTGCAACCTGACAGGTCTAAATCCCCAAGCTTGGTAGCGAGGCTCATGGGCCTTGAAGGATTACCCCTGCACAAGGGCAGTACTGCCAAGAAAGATGAGACACTGAAGACAGTAAGCTCACCAAGGGCACAGTTTGATATTGAGATGCCCAAGTCAAAAACGCCAGCATCGGAAAAACTACCTAAACAGTTATTTGGAAAGGACTCTGATCATAACAGGAAAGCAGGACAGGAGATCATGAAGACAATACAAGTCAAAAGGATTTTAAAGACCACAACTTCTGATGAGCATAAGGTCAAGCAGCAGAATGTTCAAATGAATTATCCTTATTCTCGAAGGGACAACCTTCCTTCGCAGGATACCTCAGCAGTAACTGAGCTTGGTTCAGTGAAATCGATGAAGAGAGAGCAAAGGACTGTACAAGCTCGAACCAAAGCCCCTGAGCATGTGAAGGTTGTGCCTCGTGTAACTCGAAATCAGCACATAAAACAGGTCACTGAGACAAACAGGAGAAGCATCAATACGCAGAAACATCATTTGACTGATAGGAGGGGAGAAGGGAGGAAGGATACAAAGGCTAAAGCAGCATCAGCGTCTCGCGCTAACTCTAAACTAGTGAAAAACCACGATAAGAAATTAATTTCACCAAGCAGCAGTCCTTCATCATGCCGTGCAATGAAGCCGGTCTTACGGAGAACACCTGGTAATTCCAGAGCGAGCACAGCATCAAGTAGAAATGTCAGGAACTCAATTATTGATGACATTGTG GCATATGAGGTGCACAGAGAGTTCATCGAAACTGACGGTGCATCGACAGAACACAGTGCGACGCCTAGTGATGAATGCCAGAGTGCTGATTGGGATACAGATCCTTCCATCGACG ACATTCGGGAGGATTTTAGCAGATCAAATGAAGCTTCTTCATCTTCCAGCCCTGTTGAAAGAACTATTTCAACCGATGACAATCCTTTTCACCCACCAATAGAAAGAGCACTGATAAAGGAGGCTGAAATCAAAGACGAGATGAGTTTGCTTCTCTTAAGTGACAAATCATTCCTTAACCGAGCAGCACAACTCGTAGGCATCCACACATACGATCATCTGGTTGAGCAATACCAAGGTACCCCCAAGGCTGAAGTGAAAGACTGCCAGCTCTACGTGGACATAGCAACAGAGCAACTAGAACGAAAACATCGTCTGCAGAGTAGTCCGCGTGGCACCGGATTCAGGAACCACAAATGCAGAGCTACGCCATACTTCTCCCTGGTGGCATTGCTGGGCGATATCAGCACTGGGACTCGGAAGATAAAGAGCTACACCGACAATGAAAGCTATGACAGCGGCTCGAAAGATAGCCTTTCTGTTAAGCTGGAGAGGGATCTCGGGTGCTTGGAGCCGTCGATCAACAGTGCGTGGGACATGGGGTGGCAGGACTGGATGTGCATGGAAGAAACGGAGTTCTGGGCAAGAGACGCAGGGGAGATCGTTCTTTCCACGCTCATTGAGGAGGTTGCTTTGGAGATGCTGGGATGGTGA